Proteins from a single region of Planctomycetia bacterium:
- a CDS encoding beta-propeller fold lactonase family protein, with translation MALFTRKRLSICLALGLVAASALDRGTHSPTERTAHAAAPQTGPQSAAAPNAPSSVPADLDRSPVDLQLTSDERYLVTANQSSNSLSLVDVAAGRVVAEVPCGEHPTSLAMLPGGRRVLVACMYSGTVELYEIAAPLLTKPAGLKQVGTIDVGMHPAGLAVAPGGAKAYVSLSASAQVAELDLKKMELTKKIDVARWPRQMAISADGKRLAVSTSGDQTVSVVDLAAGKLDFQHRTGGGINIGQLEIDKAGKQVYFPWVIYRQFPITQGNIRLGWVLATRIARGLLAKNEYREAISLDVPGLAMSDPHGFAFTPNQEWMVCSAAGTHELLAYRLADQKFMSVGGPGDLGDPKVYRDPEKFFRVPLAGRPMNIRAAKDNKRIFVANYLGNSVQIVDLKKREVAKTISLGGPAEPSLARTGHAIFLDARRSLDQWYSCYSCHWEGGPNSTVMDTLNDGSDRTFKTVPSLANVARTAPWTWHGWQKDIHAAMRKSLQDTMLGPEPTDDDVAALVAYFDGVHAPPNPYAAAAAKDTGLATVVERGRAVFEGAKAGCARCHKGDHFTDGQIHDVGLGDAKDVYQGFNTPSLVGVYQRVRLLHDGRAKSLEEVLTGDHDPEKVTGKGTLTPEERGDLIEYLKTL, from the coding sequence ATGGCGCTCTTCACCCGCAAACGGTTATCGATCTGCTTGGCGCTCGGCCTCGTAGCGGCTTCCGCGCTCGACCGCGGCACTCATTCGCCGACCGAACGGACAGCCCACGCCGCGGCACCGCAAACCGGCCCGCAATCGGCCGCCGCGCCGAATGCGCCGAGCTCGGTGCCGGCGGATCTGGATCGTTCGCCGGTCGATCTGCAACTCACTTCCGACGAGCGCTACCTCGTCACGGCGAATCAAAGCTCGAACTCGTTGTCGCTGGTCGACGTTGCGGCCGGGCGCGTGGTGGCCGAAGTTCCTTGCGGCGAACATCCGACCTCGCTCGCCATGCTCCCCGGCGGTCGACGCGTGCTCGTCGCCTGCATGTACTCGGGCACGGTCGAGCTCTATGAAATCGCCGCTCCGCTCCTTACGAAACCGGCCGGCTTGAAGCAGGTCGGCACGATCGACGTCGGCATGCATCCGGCCGGCTTGGCCGTAGCGCCAGGGGGCGCGAAGGCCTACGTCTCGCTTTCGGCCTCGGCGCAAGTCGCCGAGCTTGATCTGAAGAAGATGGAGCTCACGAAGAAGATCGACGTCGCGCGCTGGCCGCGGCAGATGGCTATCTCGGCCGACGGCAAACGGCTCGCCGTATCGACGAGCGGCGATCAGACCGTGAGCGTCGTCGACCTAGCGGCCGGCAAGCTGGATTTTCAACATCGAACCGGCGGCGGCATCAACATCGGCCAGCTCGAGATCGACAAAGCGGGCAAGCAGGTTTACTTCCCCTGGGTCATCTATCGCCAGTTTCCGATCACGCAGGGGAACATTCGCCTCGGCTGGGTCTTGGCGACGCGCATCGCGCGCGGCCTGCTCGCGAAGAACGAATATCGTGAGGCGATTTCCCTCGACGTGCCGGGCCTCGCCATGAGCGACCCGCACGGCTTCGCCTTCACGCCGAATCAGGAATGGATGGTCTGCAGCGCGGCCGGTACGCACGAACTGCTCGCTTATCGCTTGGCCGATCAGAAGTTTATGAGCGTCGGCGGACCCGGCGACTTGGGAGACCCGAAAGTTTATCGCGACCCGGAAAAGTTCTTCCGCGTGCCGCTCGCCGGTCGGCCGATGAACATTCGCGCGGCGAAGGACAACAAGCGGATCTTCGTCGCCAACTATCTGGGCAACAGCGTGCAGATCGTCGACTTGAAGAAGCGAGAAGTCGCGAAGACGATCTCGCTCGGCGGGCCGGCCGAGCCGTCGTTGGCACGGACCGGCCATGCTATCTTTCTCGACGCGCGGCGCAGCCTCGACCAATGGTACAGTTGCTATAGCTGCCACTGGGAAGGAGGCCCGAACTCGACCGTGATGGACACGCTGAACGACGGCTCCGACCGGACCTTCAAGACGGTGCCGAGCTTGGCGAACGTCGCGCGCACCGCTCCGTGGACTTGGCACGGCTGGCAAAAAGACATTCACGCCGCGATGCGCAAATCGCTGCAAGACACGATGCTCGGCCCCGAACCGACCGACGACGACGTCGCGGCGCTGGTCGCCTATTTCGACGGCGTTCACGCGCCGCCGAATCCGTATGCCGCGGCGGCCGCGAAGGATACCGGGCTCGCGACGGTCGTCGAGCGAGGCCGCGCGGTGTTCGAGGGTGCGAAGGCCGGCTGCGCGCGTTGCCATAAGGGAGACCACTTCACCGACGGCCAGATTCACGACGTCGGCCTGGGGGACGCGAAAGACGTGTATCAAGGGTTTAATACTCCGTCGCTCGTCGGCGTGTATCAGCGCGTGCGACTGCTGCACGACGGCCGTGCGAAATCGCTGGAGGAAGTTCTCACGGGGGACCATGATCCCGAGAAGGTAACCGGCAAAGGAACGCTGACGCCGGAAGAACGGGGCGACCTGATCGAATATTTGAAGACGCTGTAA
- a CDS encoding DSD1 family PLP-dependent enzyme, translating into MAAAELAPSDRALLGSSVDDLDTPFLCLDLDVMEANIRAVAAACSAKGVAWRPHAKGHKSPIVAKAELAAGALGATCAKLGEAEVLAAGGVRDLLIANLIVGPGKVRRLVALRKIADPVVTVDHLDQAQPIGAAMAAAGLKVRTIIEIDIGLKRVGTQPGEQTLALARALADMPGIEFAGIMGYEGHLLTLEDPAEKLAKINAALDILSTVKAQLLAAGLPCPIVSCAGTGSYRISIAHADVTEVQAGGAIFMDAFYRHKCNVPELQYALTIPVTIVARPTPERAIIDAGRKTMNIEVCTPEVLDRKDIHIERLSAEHGDLRLDPTAQDLKIGDRLTIVPGYADLTVALHDKFYCFRKGKLVDVWPVEARGRLQ; encoded by the coding sequence ATGGCTGCCGCCGAACTTGCTCCTTCCGATCGTGCGCTGCTCGGTTCGAGCGTCGACGATCTCGACACGCCGTTCTTATGCCTCGATCTCGATGTCATGGAAGCGAACATTCGCGCCGTCGCCGCGGCCTGCAGCGCCAAGGGGGTCGCGTGGCGGCCGCATGCTAAGGGGCATAAGAGCCCGATCGTAGCGAAAGCCGAACTCGCGGCCGGTGCGCTCGGCGCGACGTGCGCGAAACTCGGCGAAGCGGAAGTGCTCGCCGCCGGCGGTGTGCGCGATCTATTGATTGCGAACTTGATCGTCGGCCCCGGCAAGGTTCGCCGGTTGGTTGCCTTGCGAAAGATCGCCGATCCGGTCGTCACGGTCGATCATCTCGATCAGGCCCAACCGATCGGCGCAGCGATGGCCGCGGCGGGGCTGAAGGTGCGCACGATCATCGAGATCGACATCGGCCTGAAGCGCGTCGGCACGCAACCGGGCGAGCAGACGCTCGCGCTCGCTCGTGCGCTGGCTGACATGCCGGGCATCGAGTTCGCCGGCATCATGGGCTACGAAGGGCATCTGCTCACGCTCGAAGACCCGGCCGAGAAATTGGCGAAGATCAATGCCGCGCTCGATATTCTCTCGACCGTGAAAGCGCAGTTGCTCGCCGCCGGGTTGCCGTGCCCGATCGTGTCGTGTGCGGGCACCGGCTCGTATCGGATTTCGATCGCGCATGCCGACGTGACGGAAGTGCAAGCCGGCGGCGCGATCTTCATGGACGCCTTCTATCGGCACAAATGCAACGTGCCCGAGCTGCAATACGCGCTGACGATCCCGGTCACCATCGTTGCCCGACCGACGCCGGAGCGGGCGATCATCGACGCCGGCCGGAAGACGATGAACATCGAAGTCTGCACGCCGGAAGTTCTCGACCGCAAAGACATCCACATCGAACGCCTCTCGGCCGAACACGGCGACCTACGGCTCGACCCCACGGCGCAAGACCTCAAGATCGGCGACCGCCTCACGATCGTCCCCGGCTACGCCGACCTGACGGTAGCGCTGCACGATAAGTTCTATTGCTTCCGCAAGGGGAAGCTCGTCGACGTGTGGCCGGTGGAAGCGCGCGGAAGATTGCAATAA
- a CDS encoding VOC family protein: MTPAKNTICLWYDGDAEEAAKFYAETFPDSSVGAVHRAPSDFHSGKQGDVLTVDFTVLGIPCLGLNGGPAIKHNIAFSFQVATVDQAETDRYWNAIVGNGGQENACGWCQDKWGLSWQITPITLTEAFTGPDRAAAKRAFEAMMEMTKIDVATIEAARRG; this comes from the coding sequence ATGACGCCGGCGAAGAACACGATCTGCCTTTGGTACGACGGCGATGCCGAAGAAGCGGCGAAGTTTTACGCCGAGACCTTTCCCGATTCTTCCGTCGGCGCCGTGCATCGCGCACCGAGCGACTTTCACTCGGGAAAGCAAGGGGACGTGCTGACCGTCGACTTTACCGTGCTGGGCATTCCCTGCCTCGGGCTCAACGGCGGACCTGCGATCAAGCACAACATTGCATTCTCGTTTCAGGTCGCGACCGTCGACCAAGCCGAAACGGATCGCTACTGGAACGCGATCGTCGGCAACGGCGGCCAGGAGAACGCATGCGGCTGGTGCCAAGACAAATGGGGATTGTCCTGGCAGATCACGCCGATCACGCTGACGGAAGCGTTCACCGGTCCCGACCGTGCCGCCGCCAAGCGCGCATTCGAAGCGATGATGGAGATGACGAAGATCGACGTCGCCACGATCGAAGCGGCCCGCCGCGGTTGA
- a CDS encoding DUF4240 domain-containing protein produces MMSVSQWEPVAWFWGIFEGCDHKLPELRSRLLALSDDRLIEFQHQYKTAMAVLYYPYWRAKGSPTDESLKTYGGDAYASWIVSQGQALFEEVRARPDEVEHYYEMFLRSEACGEFPELKWCGGEVSFQQEFEDGDKLAQWVDAAPDKGYYGDLVALIHLVGTACDEPKKFYSWLQRHIDSIPRA; encoded by the coding sequence ATGATGAGTGTCTCTCAGTGGGAACCCGTCGCTTGGTTTTGGGGAATTTTTGAGGGCTGCGACCACAAGCTCCCCGAACTCCGCTCACGCCTCCTCGCATTATCCGACGACCGCCTGATCGAGTTTCAGCACCAGTACAAGACCGCAATGGCAGTCCTCTACTATCCGTATTGGCGGGCCAAAGGTAGTCCTACGGATGAATCGTTAAAAACGTACGGAGGCGATGCGTACGCGAGTTGGATCGTGAGCCAAGGCCAAGCTCTGTTCGAGGAAGTCCGAGCCCGACCCGATGAAGTGGAACACTATTACGAAATGTTCCTCCGCAGTGAGGCTTGCGGCGAATTTCCGGAGTTGAAGTGGTGCGGCGGAGAGGTCTCGTTCCAACAAGAGTTTGAGGATGGTGATAAATTGGCCCAGTGGGTCGATGCGGCACCCGACAAGGGGTACTACGGCGACCTCGTCGCGCTGATTCACCTAGTGGGAACGGCATGCGACGAACCGAAGAAGTTCTACAGTTGGCTCCAACGGCACATCGACAGTATTCCCAGGGCATAA
- a CDS encoding 1-acyl-sn-glycerol-3-phosphate acyltransferase, with protein sequence MTRAEIPAAPLGSLANRVWYEFVRRLLWLWCLVCFRIRCDGREHVPETGGVLLLANHQSMLDPPLMGMVVPRAANYVARETLFKNKLFAVLLRSFHAIPIDRDGLGIGGLKETLRRLKRGEIVLLFPEGTRTPDGEMQPLKPGFSALVKRTGACIVPVGIEGSYGAWPRSQPLPLPHVVQIEIGAPIPAAEAGALDERELITLVEARLHACHAEARRKRALRLGE encoded by the coding sequence ATGACGCGCGCAGAAATTCCCGCCGCCCCGCTCGGCTCGCTCGCCAATCGTGTTTGGTATGAGTTCGTCCGCCGCTTGCTCTGGCTGTGGTGCCTCGTCTGTTTTCGCATTCGTTGCGACGGTCGGGAGCATGTGCCCGAGACCGGCGGCGTGCTCCTCTTAGCGAATCATCAGAGCATGCTCGACCCGCCGCTGATGGGGATGGTCGTGCCGCGGGCGGCCAACTACGTCGCGCGCGAGACGCTCTTTAAGAACAAGCTCTTCGCCGTCTTGCTCCGTTCGTTTCATGCGATCCCGATCGACCGCGACGGGCTCGGCATCGGCGGGTTGAAGGAAACGCTGCGCCGCTTGAAGCGCGGCGAGATCGTGTTGCTGTTTCCCGAGGGGACGCGCACGCCCGATGGAGAAATGCAACCGCTCAAGCCCGGCTTCAGCGCCTTGGTGAAGCGGACGGGAGCTTGCATCGTGCCGGTGGGGATCGAAGGGAGTTACGGCGCGTGGCCCCGCTCGCAACCGCTGCCGCTGCCGCATGTCGTGCAGATCGAGATCGGCGCACCGATCCCGGCGGCCGAAGCCGGCGCACTTGATGAACGAGAACTCATCACGCTCGTCGAAGCTCGCCTGCATGCTTGCCACGCGGAAGCGCGACGTAAACGAGCGTTGCGACTGGGGGAATAG
- the cmk gene encoding (d)CMP kinase, whose protein sequence is MIITIDGPAGAGKSTVARSLARRLGFTFLDTGAMYRAVTLAAFRRRLHWDDAEAMAELAREVRIYLDDDSVWLDGDDVTDAIRTLEVTSLVRYAANNPQVRAQMVALQRAAVAGKNVVTEGRDQGTVVFPQAELKIFLTAGPEERARRRLRDLQRRGEHSTLEEVLAKQNARDASDQDRDVGPLVAADDAVHLVSDGHTLEEVIEMLEAMARKIMQPR, encoded by the coding sequence ATGATCATCACGATCGACGGACCCGCCGGAGCCGGAAAGAGTACCGTAGCGCGGAGCCTCGCGCGGCGACTCGGCTTCACGTTTCTCGACACCGGCGCGATGTACCGCGCAGTCACGCTCGCCGCGTTTCGCCGACGCCTGCATTGGGACGACGCCGAGGCGATGGCCGAGCTCGCGCGCGAAGTTCGCATCTATCTCGACGACGACAGCGTGTGGCTCGACGGCGACGACGTAACCGATGCGATTCGGACGCTCGAAGTCACTTCGCTTGTGCGCTATGCGGCGAACAATCCGCAAGTCCGAGCGCAGATGGTCGCGCTGCAGCGGGCGGCGGTCGCCGGGAAGAACGTCGTCACGGAAGGTCGCGACCAAGGAACGGTCGTCTTCCCGCAGGCAGAGCTCAAGATTTTTCTCACGGCAGGCCCCGAGGAACGAGCCCGCCGGCGCCTGCGCGACTTGCAACGTCGCGGCGAGCATTCGACGTTGGAAGAAGTTCTGGCGAAGCAGAACGCCCGCGATGCGAGCGACCAAGACCGCGACGTCGGCCCGCTGGTCGCCGCCGACGACGCGGTGCATCTCGTGAGCGACGGCCACACGCTGGAAGAAGTGATCGAGATGCTCGAAGCGATGGCCCGCAAGATCATGCAGCCCCGATGA
- the pilM gene encoding pilus assembly protein PilM produces MAKKIAAWGIDIGQYGLKALRCRPADDGTERVNAEAFDFIEYPKPLGQPDADPVAIVKDALKAFLGRNKVRGDKVVISVPGQAGLARFIKLPPVESKKIPDIVRYEAKQQIPFPLNEVVWDYQQMGAGAVEEGFALECEVGIFAMKRDQVEKALKPFVDAKVEVDIVQLTPLALFNWVVFDQLRDLPPPDLYDSDNPPESTVVLSVGTETSDFVVTNGFKMWQRSLPVGGNHFTKALVKELKMNYATAEHLKRNASKAEDPKALFQAMRPVFSDLLSEVEKSMKFFSNMDRSAKVGKIIALGNAVKLPGLQRFLTQNLGFEVTKPDAYRNLSGPGIIDAPAFKDNLLSYGVSYGLALQGLGKAKIGTNLLPHEIRDFRIMRAKKPWAIAAAALLLIGMAVNYTMHHKAVDSVKQPGYFQPAVAAATGLTKDATEWQTKYTDAKGQFRKTYQIGDTFLQNVQGRILWLELMRSVNACLPREVPAEFRKNFDARHPPGTPRDLATTVTLRPDLKITSFDCKRVDDLAEWYAGVKADYEAGIRALPEDLRPPGILLAAAPAVDGEGNVVAPQVDENGAPIGGGDPGPKGPGWVFQFKAHHFFNHREDAVDRDKFQGMNYLRYSLLVNLLRDKIAVPKDPPELPALLLAHAADEEKNNIPHRAPKEDATTLPVRNLGIRYPVLIGPEGIKWSNEVSVDEPGQPAGGAKKITVPRYDVIVQFCWQEVLPSDRGAKKTDIADAAP; encoded by the coding sequence ATGGCGAAGAAAATCGCCGCTTGGGGAATCGATATCGGTCAGTACGGTTTGAAGGCTTTGCGCTGTCGCCCGGCCGACGACGGCACCGAGCGGGTCAACGCCGAAGCGTTCGACTTCATCGAATATCCGAAGCCGCTCGGGCAGCCGGATGCCGATCCGGTGGCGATCGTCAAAGATGCGCTCAAGGCGTTTCTCGGGCGCAACAAAGTCCGCGGAGATAAGGTCGTGATCTCGGTGCCGGGGCAAGCGGGCCTGGCGCGGTTCATCAAGCTGCCGCCGGTCGAATCGAAGAAGATTCCCGATATCGTGCGCTACGAAGCCAAGCAGCAGATCCCGTTCCCGCTGAACGAAGTCGTGTGGGACTATCAGCAGATGGGGGCCGGCGCAGTCGAGGAAGGTTTTGCGCTGGAGTGCGAGGTCGGTATCTTCGCGATGAAGCGCGATCAGGTGGAAAAGGCGCTGAAGCCGTTCGTCGACGCGAAGGTCGAAGTCGACATCGTGCAATTGACCCCGCTGGCGCTGTTCAATTGGGTCGTGTTCGATCAATTGCGCGACTTACCGCCGCCCGATCTTTACGACTCGGACAATCCGCCGGAATCGACGGTCGTGCTCTCGGTAGGGACGGAGACGAGCGATTTCGTCGTGACGAACGGCTTCAAGATGTGGCAACGGAGCTTGCCGGTCGGCGGCAACCACTTCACCAAGGCATTGGTGAAGGAATTGAAGATGAACTACGCCACGGCCGAACACTTGAAGCGGAACGCTTCGAAGGCGGAAGACCCGAAGGCGCTGTTTCAAGCGATGCGGCCGGTTTTCAGCGACTTGCTTTCGGAAGTCGAGAAGTCGATGAAGTTCTTCTCGAACATGGACCGCTCGGCGAAGGTCGGCAAGATCATCGCGCTCGGGAACGCCGTGAAGCTCCCCGGCTTGCAGCGCTTCCTGACGCAAAACCTCGGCTTTGAAGTGACGAAGCCCGATGCCTATCGCAACTTGAGCGGGCCTGGAATCATCGACGCGCCGGCCTTTAAGGACAATCTCTTAAGCTACGGCGTGAGCTACGGGCTCGCGCTCCAAGGGCTCGGCAAAGCGAAGATCGGCACGAACCTGTTGCCGCACGAGATTCGCGACTTCCGGATCATGCGCGCCAAGAAGCCGTGGGCGATCGCGGCTGCCGCGTTGTTGCTCATCGGAATGGCCGTGAACTACACGATGCACCACAAGGCCGTGGATTCGGTGAAGCAACCGGGATACTTCCAGCCCGCGGTTGCCGCAGCGACCGGACTTACCAAGGACGCGACGGAATGGCAAACGAAGTACACGGATGCCAAGGGGCAGTTCCGAAAGACCTATCAGATCGGCGATACGTTTTTGCAGAACGTACAGGGACGCATCTTGTGGCTGGAGCTGATGCGCTCGGTGAACGCATGCTTGCCGCGCGAGGTGCCCGCCGAGTTCCGTAAGAACTTCGACGCTCGACACCCGCCGGGGACGCCGCGTGATCTGGCGACGACGGTCACTCTCCGCCCGGATTTGAAGATCACGAGCTTCGATTGCAAGCGCGTCGACGACCTCGCGGAGTGGTACGCCGGCGTGAAAGCCGATTACGAAGCCGGCATTCGAGCTCTGCCGGAAGACTTGCGTCCGCCGGGGATCTTGTTGGCGGCTGCTCCGGCCGTCGACGGCGAAGGAAATGTCGTGGCGCCGCAAGTCGATGAGAACGGCGCTCCGATCGGCGGCGGCGATCCGGGTCCTAAGGGGCCGGGCTGGGTCTTTCAATTCAAGGCCCATCACTTCTTCAATCATCGCGAAGACGCGGTCGACCGCGATAAGTTTCAAGGGATGAACTATTTGCGCTACTCGTTGCTCGTGAACTTGTTGCGCGACAAGATCGCCGTGCCGAAGGATCCGCCGGAATTGCCGGCGCTGTTGCTGGCCCATGCGGCCGACGAAGAGAAGAACAACATTCCGCATCGGGCACCGAAAGAAGACGCCACGACGCTGCCGGTGCGTAACCTCGGAATTCGTTATCCGGTATTGATCGGGCCGGAGGGAATCAAATGGTCAAACGAAGTTTCCGTCGATGAACCGGGTCAGCCGGCGGGAGGCGCCAAGAAAATAACGGTGCCACGCTACGACGTGATCGTGCAGTTTTGTTGGCAGGAAGTTTTGCCGAGCGATCGAGGTGCGAAGAAGACCGACATCGCCGACGCGGCTCCATAG